From Lagenorhynchus albirostris chromosome 15, mLagAlb1.1, whole genome shotgun sequence, one genomic window encodes:
- the KREMEN2 gene encoding kremen protein 2 isoform X4 — MGTRAPQGLLLLLLLRLLLPRGTSAGSLHNPGLSECFQVNGADYRGHQNRTGPRGAGRPCLYWDQTQQHSYSSASDPHGRWGLGAHNFCRNPDGDVQPWCYVAETEEGIYWRYCDIPTCHMPGYLGCFVDSGAPPALSGPSGTSTKLTVQVCLRFCRMKGYQLAGVEAGYACFCGSESDLARGRPAPATDCDQICFGHPGQLCGGDGRLGIYEVSVGSCQGNWTAPQGVIYSPDFPDEYGPDRNCSWALGPPGAALELTFRLFELADQRDQLELRDAASGSLLRAFDGARPPPPGPLRLRSVALLLTFRSDARGHAQGFALTYRGEAPPRPPSARSPASLPHTPLRRAAGRRRPCAPQGLGPDPCRAPRRGQHELQPPAWNSRGRDWGSCLLAPGKGPPALGPSRDPARSWAVWYRRPRGVALPCPPGDPQVESLTASYRPLSASSQSSLRSLISAL; from the exons ATGGGGACACGGGCCCCGCAgggcctcctcctccttctcttgctCCGGCTGCTGCTGCCACGCGGGACCTCAGCTGGGAGCCTGCATAACCCAG GCCTGTCCGAGTGCTTCCAGGTGAATGGCGCAGACTACCGCGGCCACCAGAACCGCACGGGCCCGCGCGGGGCTGGCCGCCCGTGCCTCTACTGGGACCAGACGCAGCAGCACAGCTACAGCAGCGCCAGCGACCCCCACGGCCGCTGGGGGCTGGGCGCGCACAACTTCTGCCG TAACCCAGATGGTGATGTGCAGCCATGGTGCTACGTGGCCGAGACAGAGGAGGGCATCTACTGGCGCTACTGCGATATCCCCACGTGTCATA TGCCTGGGTACCTGGGCTGCTTCGTGGACTCCGGGGCACCCCCGGCCCTCAGCGGCCCCAGCGGCACCTCAACAAAGCTCACTGTCCAGGTGTGCCTTCGCTTCTGCCGCATGAAGGGCTACCAG TTGGCGGGCGTGGAGGCTGGCTACGCCTGTTTCTGTGGCTCTGAAAGCGACCTGGCCCGGGGACGCCCGGCTCCGGCCACCGACTGTGACCAGATCTGCTTTGGCCACCCGGGCCAGCTGTGCGGCGGTGATGGGCGCCTGGGCATCTACGAAG TGTCCGTGGGCTCCTGCCAGGGGAACTGGACTGCACCTCAAGGTGTCATCTACTCCCCGGACTTCCCGGACGAGTACGGGCCGGACCGGAACTGTAGCTGGGCGCTGGGCCCCCCGGGCGCCGCGCTGGAGCTCACCTTCCGCCTCTTCGAGCTGGCGGACCAGCGCGACCAGCTGGAGCTGCGCGACGCCGCCTCGGGCAGCCTGCTCCGCGCCTTCGACGgcgcccgcccgccgccgccggggCCGTTGCGCCTGCGCTCCGTCGCACTGCTGCTCACCTTCCGCAGCGACGCTCGCGGCCACGCGCAGGGCTTCGCACTCACCTACCGCGGTGAGGCCCCGCCGCGTCCCCCCTCAGCCCGCTCCCCCGCCAGCCTGCCTCACACCCCTCTCCGCAGGGCTGCAGGACGCCGACGACCCTGCGCCCCCCAAGGGCTCGGCCCAGACCCCTGCAGGGCCCCCCGACGGGGCCAACATGAGCTGCAGCCCCCGGCCTGGAACTCCAGAGGCCGCGATTGGGG GAGCTGCCTGCTGGCTCCGGGTAAAGGGCCCCCAGCGTTGGGGCCTTCCCGGGACCCCGCAAGAAGCTGGGCCGTTTGGTACCGCCGGCCTCGAGGGGTCGCCCTGCCCTGTCCTCCCGGGGACCCCCAGGTTGAGAGTCTAACCGCGAGTTACCGGCCATTGAGCGCCTCCAGCCAGAGTTCCCTGCGCTCACTCATCTCTGCTCTCTGA
- the KREMEN2 gene encoding kremen protein 2 isoform X3 has protein sequence MGTRAPQGLLLLLLLRLLLPRGTSAGSLHNPGLSECFQVNGADYRGHQNRTGPRGAGRPCLYWDQTQQHSYSSASDPHGRWGLGAHNFCRNPDGDVQPWCYVAETEEGIYWRYCDIPTCHMPGYLGCFVDSGAPPALSGPSGTSTKLTVQVCLRFCRMKGYQLAGVEAGYACFCGSESDLARGRPAPATDCDQICFGHPGQLCGGDGRLGIYEVSVGSCQGNWTAPQGVIYSPDFPDEYGPDRNCSWALGPPGAALELTFRLFELADQRDQLELRDAASGSLLRAFDGARPPPPGPLRLRSVALLLTFRSDARGHAQGFALTYRGLQDADDPAPPKGSAQTPAGPPDGANMSCSPRPGTPEAAIGAQVFLTVTAVSVLLLLLLSLLRLLRGRSCLLAPGKGPPALGPSRDPARSWAVWYRRPRGVALPCPPGDPQVESLTASYRPLSASSQSSLRSLISAL, from the exons ATGGGGACACGGGCCCCGCAgggcctcctcctccttctcttgctCCGGCTGCTGCTGCCACGCGGGACCTCAGCTGGGAGCCTGCATAACCCAG GCCTGTCCGAGTGCTTCCAGGTGAATGGCGCAGACTACCGCGGCCACCAGAACCGCACGGGCCCGCGCGGGGCTGGCCGCCCGTGCCTCTACTGGGACCAGACGCAGCAGCACAGCTACAGCAGCGCCAGCGACCCCCACGGCCGCTGGGGGCTGGGCGCGCACAACTTCTGCCG TAACCCAGATGGTGATGTGCAGCCATGGTGCTACGTGGCCGAGACAGAGGAGGGCATCTACTGGCGCTACTGCGATATCCCCACGTGTCATA TGCCTGGGTACCTGGGCTGCTTCGTGGACTCCGGGGCACCCCCGGCCCTCAGCGGCCCCAGCGGCACCTCAACAAAGCTCACTGTCCAGGTGTGCCTTCGCTTCTGCCGCATGAAGGGCTACCAG TTGGCGGGCGTGGAGGCTGGCTACGCCTGTTTCTGTGGCTCTGAAAGCGACCTGGCCCGGGGACGCCCGGCTCCGGCCACCGACTGTGACCAGATCTGCTTTGGCCACCCGGGCCAGCTGTGCGGCGGTGATGGGCGCCTGGGCATCTACGAAG TGTCCGTGGGCTCCTGCCAGGGGAACTGGACTGCACCTCAAGGTGTCATCTACTCCCCGGACTTCCCGGACGAGTACGGGCCGGACCGGAACTGTAGCTGGGCGCTGGGCCCCCCGGGCGCCGCGCTGGAGCTCACCTTCCGCCTCTTCGAGCTGGCGGACCAGCGCGACCAGCTGGAGCTGCGCGACGCCGCCTCGGGCAGCCTGCTCCGCGCCTTCGACGgcgcccgcccgccgccgccggggCCGTTGCGCCTGCGCTCCGTCGCACTGCTGCTCACCTTCCGCAGCGACGCTCGCGGCCACGCGCAGGGCTTCGCACTCACCTACCGCG GGCTGCAGGACGCCGACGACCCTGCGCCCCCCAAGGGCTCGGCCCAGACCCCTGCAGGGCCCCCCGACGGGGCCAACATGAGCTGCAGCCCCCGGCCTGGAACTCCAGAGGCCGCGATTGGGG CCCAGGTCTTCTTGACGGTGACGGCCGTctcagtgctgctgctgctgctgctgtcccTGCTGCGCCTGCTGCGCGGACG GAGCTGCCTGCTGGCTCCGGGTAAAGGGCCCCCAGCGTTGGGGCCTTCCCGGGACCCCGCAAGAAGCTGGGCCGTTTGGTACCGCCGGCCTCGAGGGGTCGCCCTGCCCTGTCCTCCCGGGGACCCCCAGGTTGAGAGTCTAACCGCGAGTTACCGGCCATTGAGCGCCTCCAGCCAGAGTTCCCTGCGCTCACTCATCTCTGCTCTCTGA
- the KREMEN2 gene encoding kremen protein 2 isoform X6, with product MGTRAPQGLLLLLLLRLLLPRGTSAGSLHNPGLSECFQVNGADYRGHQNRTGPRGAGRPCLYWDQTQQHSYSSASDPHGRWGLGAHNFCRNPDGDVQPWCYVAETEEGIYWRYCDIPTCHMPGYLGCFVDSGAPPALSGPSGTSTKLTVQVCLRFCRMKGYQLAGVEAGYACFCGSESDLARGRPAPATDCDQICFGHPGQLCGGDGRLGIYEVSVGSCQGNWTAPQGVIYSPDFPDEYGPDRNCSWALGPPGAALELTFRLFELADQRDQLELRDAASGSLLRAFDGARPPPPGPLRLRSVALLLTFRSDARGHAQGFALTYRAQVFLTVTAVSVLLLLLLSLLRLLRGRSCLLAPGKGPPALGPSRDPARSWAVWYRRPRGVALPCPPGDPQVESLTASYRPLSASSQSSLRSLISAL from the exons ATGGGGACACGGGCCCCGCAgggcctcctcctccttctcttgctCCGGCTGCTGCTGCCACGCGGGACCTCAGCTGGGAGCCTGCATAACCCAG GCCTGTCCGAGTGCTTCCAGGTGAATGGCGCAGACTACCGCGGCCACCAGAACCGCACGGGCCCGCGCGGGGCTGGCCGCCCGTGCCTCTACTGGGACCAGACGCAGCAGCACAGCTACAGCAGCGCCAGCGACCCCCACGGCCGCTGGGGGCTGGGCGCGCACAACTTCTGCCG TAACCCAGATGGTGATGTGCAGCCATGGTGCTACGTGGCCGAGACAGAGGAGGGCATCTACTGGCGCTACTGCGATATCCCCACGTGTCATA TGCCTGGGTACCTGGGCTGCTTCGTGGACTCCGGGGCACCCCCGGCCCTCAGCGGCCCCAGCGGCACCTCAACAAAGCTCACTGTCCAGGTGTGCCTTCGCTTCTGCCGCATGAAGGGCTACCAG TTGGCGGGCGTGGAGGCTGGCTACGCCTGTTTCTGTGGCTCTGAAAGCGACCTGGCCCGGGGACGCCCGGCTCCGGCCACCGACTGTGACCAGATCTGCTTTGGCCACCCGGGCCAGCTGTGCGGCGGTGATGGGCGCCTGGGCATCTACGAAG TGTCCGTGGGCTCCTGCCAGGGGAACTGGACTGCACCTCAAGGTGTCATCTACTCCCCGGACTTCCCGGACGAGTACGGGCCGGACCGGAACTGTAGCTGGGCGCTGGGCCCCCCGGGCGCCGCGCTGGAGCTCACCTTCCGCCTCTTCGAGCTGGCGGACCAGCGCGACCAGCTGGAGCTGCGCGACGCCGCCTCGGGCAGCCTGCTCCGCGCCTTCGACGgcgcccgcccgccgccgccggggCCGTTGCGCCTGCGCTCCGTCGCACTGCTGCTCACCTTCCGCAGCGACGCTCGCGGCCACGCGCAGGGCTTCGCACTCACCTACCGCG CCCAGGTCTTCTTGACGGTGACGGCCGTctcagtgctgctgctgctgctgctgtcccTGCTGCGCCTGCTGCGCGGACG GAGCTGCCTGCTGGCTCCGGGTAAAGGGCCCCCAGCGTTGGGGCCTTCCCGGGACCCCGCAAGAAGCTGGGCCGTTTGGTACCGCCGGCCTCGAGGGGTCGCCCTGCCCTGTCCTCCCGGGGACCCCCAGGTTGAGAGTCTAACCGCGAGTTACCGGCCATTGAGCGCCTCCAGCCAGAGTTCCCTGCGCTCACTCATCTCTGCTCTCTGA
- the KREMEN2 gene encoding kremen protein 2 isoform X8: MGTRAPQGLLLLLLLRLLLPRGTSAGSLHNPGLSECFQVNGADYRGHQNRTGPRGAGRPCLYWDQTQQHSYSSASDPHGRWGLGAHNFCRNPDGDVQPWCYVAETEEGIYWRYCDIPTCHMPGYLGCFVDSGAPPALSGPSGTSTKLTVQVCLRFCRMKGYQLAGVEAGYACFCGSESDLARGRPAPATDCDQICFGHPGQLCGGDGRLGIYEVSVGSCQGNWTAPQGVIYSPDFPDEYGPDRNCSWALGPPGAALELTFRLFELADQRDQLELRDAASGSLLRAFDGARPPPPGPLRLRSVALLLTFRSDARGHAQGFALTYRGLQDADDPAPPKGSAQTPAGPPDGANMSCSPRPGTPEAAIGGLLDGDGRLSAAAAAAVPAAPAARTELPAGSG; the protein is encoded by the exons ATGGGGACACGGGCCCCGCAgggcctcctcctccttctcttgctCCGGCTGCTGCTGCCACGCGGGACCTCAGCTGGGAGCCTGCATAACCCAG GCCTGTCCGAGTGCTTCCAGGTGAATGGCGCAGACTACCGCGGCCACCAGAACCGCACGGGCCCGCGCGGGGCTGGCCGCCCGTGCCTCTACTGGGACCAGACGCAGCAGCACAGCTACAGCAGCGCCAGCGACCCCCACGGCCGCTGGGGGCTGGGCGCGCACAACTTCTGCCG TAACCCAGATGGTGATGTGCAGCCATGGTGCTACGTGGCCGAGACAGAGGAGGGCATCTACTGGCGCTACTGCGATATCCCCACGTGTCATA TGCCTGGGTACCTGGGCTGCTTCGTGGACTCCGGGGCACCCCCGGCCCTCAGCGGCCCCAGCGGCACCTCAACAAAGCTCACTGTCCAGGTGTGCCTTCGCTTCTGCCGCATGAAGGGCTACCAG TTGGCGGGCGTGGAGGCTGGCTACGCCTGTTTCTGTGGCTCTGAAAGCGACCTGGCCCGGGGACGCCCGGCTCCGGCCACCGACTGTGACCAGATCTGCTTTGGCCACCCGGGCCAGCTGTGCGGCGGTGATGGGCGCCTGGGCATCTACGAAG TGTCCGTGGGCTCCTGCCAGGGGAACTGGACTGCACCTCAAGGTGTCATCTACTCCCCGGACTTCCCGGACGAGTACGGGCCGGACCGGAACTGTAGCTGGGCGCTGGGCCCCCCGGGCGCCGCGCTGGAGCTCACCTTCCGCCTCTTCGAGCTGGCGGACCAGCGCGACCAGCTGGAGCTGCGCGACGCCGCCTCGGGCAGCCTGCTCCGCGCCTTCGACGgcgcccgcccgccgccgccggggCCGTTGCGCCTGCGCTCCGTCGCACTGCTGCTCACCTTCCGCAGCGACGCTCGCGGCCACGCGCAGGGCTTCGCACTCACCTACCGCG GGCTGCAGGACGCCGACGACCCTGCGCCCCCCAAGGGCTCGGCCCAGACCCCTGCAGGGCCCCCCGACGGGGCCAACATGAGCTGCAGCCCCCGGCCTGGAACTCCAGAGGCCGCGATTGGGG GTCTTCTTGACGGTGACGGCCGTctcagtgctgctgctgctgctgctgtcccTGCTGCGCCTGCTGCGCGGACG GAGCTGCCTGCTGGCTCCGGGTAA
- the KREMEN2 gene encoding kremen protein 2 isoform X2, whose translation MGTRAPQGLLLLLLLRLLLPRGTSAGSLHNPGLSECFQVNGADYRGHQNRTGPRGAGRPCLYWDQTQQHSYSSASDPHGRWGLGAHNFCRNPDGDVQPWCYVAETEEGIYWRYCDIPTCHMPGYLGCFVDSGAPPALSGPSGTSTKLTVQVCLRFCRMKGYQLAGVEAGYACFCGSESDLARGRPAPATDCDQICFGHPGQLCGGDGRLGIYEVSVGSCQGNWTAPQGVIYSPDFPDEYGPDRNCSWALGPPGAALELTFRLFELADQRDQLELRDAASGSLLRAFDGARPPPPGPLRLRSVALLLTFRSDARGHAQGFALTYRGEAPPRPPSARSPASLPHTPLRRAAGRRRPCAPQGLGPDPCRAPRRGQHELQPPAWNSRGRDWGPGLLDGDGRLSAAAAAAVPAAPAARTVRALGQDLRADLAGSLTPHPGAPGRGGPWSCLLAPGKGPPALGPSRDPARSWAVWYRRPRGVALPCPPGDPQVESLTASYRPLSASSQSSLRSLISAL comes from the exons ATGGGGACACGGGCCCCGCAgggcctcctcctccttctcttgctCCGGCTGCTGCTGCCACGCGGGACCTCAGCTGGGAGCCTGCATAACCCAG GCCTGTCCGAGTGCTTCCAGGTGAATGGCGCAGACTACCGCGGCCACCAGAACCGCACGGGCCCGCGCGGGGCTGGCCGCCCGTGCCTCTACTGGGACCAGACGCAGCAGCACAGCTACAGCAGCGCCAGCGACCCCCACGGCCGCTGGGGGCTGGGCGCGCACAACTTCTGCCG TAACCCAGATGGTGATGTGCAGCCATGGTGCTACGTGGCCGAGACAGAGGAGGGCATCTACTGGCGCTACTGCGATATCCCCACGTGTCATA TGCCTGGGTACCTGGGCTGCTTCGTGGACTCCGGGGCACCCCCGGCCCTCAGCGGCCCCAGCGGCACCTCAACAAAGCTCACTGTCCAGGTGTGCCTTCGCTTCTGCCGCATGAAGGGCTACCAG TTGGCGGGCGTGGAGGCTGGCTACGCCTGTTTCTGTGGCTCTGAAAGCGACCTGGCCCGGGGACGCCCGGCTCCGGCCACCGACTGTGACCAGATCTGCTTTGGCCACCCGGGCCAGCTGTGCGGCGGTGATGGGCGCCTGGGCATCTACGAAG TGTCCGTGGGCTCCTGCCAGGGGAACTGGACTGCACCTCAAGGTGTCATCTACTCCCCGGACTTCCCGGACGAGTACGGGCCGGACCGGAACTGTAGCTGGGCGCTGGGCCCCCCGGGCGCCGCGCTGGAGCTCACCTTCCGCCTCTTCGAGCTGGCGGACCAGCGCGACCAGCTGGAGCTGCGCGACGCCGCCTCGGGCAGCCTGCTCCGCGCCTTCGACGgcgcccgcccgccgccgccggggCCGTTGCGCCTGCGCTCCGTCGCACTGCTGCTCACCTTCCGCAGCGACGCTCGCGGCCACGCGCAGGGCTTCGCACTCACCTACCGCGGTGAGGCCCCGCCGCGTCCCCCCTCAGCCCGCTCCCCCGCCAGCCTGCCTCACACCCCTCTCCGCAGGGCTGCAGGACGCCGACGACCCTGCGCCCCCCAAGGGCTCGGCCCAGACCCCTGCAGGGCCCCCCGACGGGGCCAACATGAGCTGCAGCCCCCGGCCTGGAACTCCAGAGGCCGCGATTGGGG CCCAGGTCTTCTTGACGGTGACGGCCGTctcagtgctgctgctgctgctgctgtcccTGCTGCGCCTGCTGCGCGGACGGTGCGCGCTCTGGGGCAGGACCTGAGGGCGGACCTTGCCGGGAGCCTGACGCCCCACCCCGGTGCCCCGGGGCGTGGGGGGCCCTG GAGCTGCCTGCTGGCTCCGGGTAAAGGGCCCCCAGCGTTGGGGCCTTCCCGGGACCCCGCAAGAAGCTGGGCCGTTTGGTACCGCCGGCCTCGAGGGGTCGCCCTGCCCTGTCCTCCCGGGGACCCCCAGGTTGAGAGTCTAACCGCGAGTTACCGGCCATTGAGCGCCTCCAGCCAGAGTTCCCTGCGCTCACTCATCTCTGCTCTCTGA
- the KREMEN2 gene encoding kremen protein 2 isoform X7, with protein MGTRAPQGLLLLLLLRLLLPRGTSAGSLHNPGLSECFQVNGADYRGHQNRTGPRGAGRPCLYWDQTQQHSYSSASDPHGRWGLGAHNFCRNPDGDVQPWCYVAETEEGIYWRYCDIPTCHMPGYLGCFVDSGAPPALSGPSGTSTKLTVQVCLRFCRMKGYQLAGVEAGYACFCGSESDLARGRPAPATDCDQICFGHPGQLCGGDGRLGIYEVSVGSCQGNWTAPQGVIYSPDFPDEYGPDRNCSWALGPPGAALELTFRLFELADQRDQLELRDAASGSLLRAFDGARPPPPGPLRLRSVALLLTFRSDARGHAQGFALTYRGLQDADDPAPPKGSAQTPAGPPDGANMSCSPRPGTPEAAIGGAACWLRVKGPQRWGLPGTPQEAGPFGTAGLEGSPCPVLPGTPRLRV; from the exons ATGGGGACACGGGCCCCGCAgggcctcctcctccttctcttgctCCGGCTGCTGCTGCCACGCGGGACCTCAGCTGGGAGCCTGCATAACCCAG GCCTGTCCGAGTGCTTCCAGGTGAATGGCGCAGACTACCGCGGCCACCAGAACCGCACGGGCCCGCGCGGGGCTGGCCGCCCGTGCCTCTACTGGGACCAGACGCAGCAGCACAGCTACAGCAGCGCCAGCGACCCCCACGGCCGCTGGGGGCTGGGCGCGCACAACTTCTGCCG TAACCCAGATGGTGATGTGCAGCCATGGTGCTACGTGGCCGAGACAGAGGAGGGCATCTACTGGCGCTACTGCGATATCCCCACGTGTCATA TGCCTGGGTACCTGGGCTGCTTCGTGGACTCCGGGGCACCCCCGGCCCTCAGCGGCCCCAGCGGCACCTCAACAAAGCTCACTGTCCAGGTGTGCCTTCGCTTCTGCCGCATGAAGGGCTACCAG TTGGCGGGCGTGGAGGCTGGCTACGCCTGTTTCTGTGGCTCTGAAAGCGACCTGGCCCGGGGACGCCCGGCTCCGGCCACCGACTGTGACCAGATCTGCTTTGGCCACCCGGGCCAGCTGTGCGGCGGTGATGGGCGCCTGGGCATCTACGAAG TGTCCGTGGGCTCCTGCCAGGGGAACTGGACTGCACCTCAAGGTGTCATCTACTCCCCGGACTTCCCGGACGAGTACGGGCCGGACCGGAACTGTAGCTGGGCGCTGGGCCCCCCGGGCGCCGCGCTGGAGCTCACCTTCCGCCTCTTCGAGCTGGCGGACCAGCGCGACCAGCTGGAGCTGCGCGACGCCGCCTCGGGCAGCCTGCTCCGCGCCTTCGACGgcgcccgcccgccgccgccggggCCGTTGCGCCTGCGCTCCGTCGCACTGCTGCTCACCTTCCGCAGCGACGCTCGCGGCCACGCGCAGGGCTTCGCACTCACCTACCGCG GGCTGCAGGACGCCGACGACCCTGCGCCCCCCAAGGGCTCGGCCCAGACCCCTGCAGGGCCCCCCGACGGGGCCAACATGAGCTGCAGCCCCCGGCCTGGAACTCCAGAGGCCGCGATTGGGG GAGCTGCCTGCTGGCTCCGGGTAAAGGGCCCCCAGCGTTGGGGCCTTCCCGGGACCCCGCAAGAAGCTGGGCCGTTTGGTACCGCCGGCCTCGAGGGGTCGCCCTGCCCTGTCCTCCCGGGGACCCCCAGGTTGAGAGTCTAA
- the KREMEN2 gene encoding kremen protein 2 isoform X1: MGTRAPQGLLLLLLLRLLLPRGTSAGSLHNPGLSECFQVNGADYRGHQNRTGPRGAGRPCLYWDQTQQHSYSSASDPHGRWGLGAHNFCRNPDGDVQPWCYVAETEEGIYWRYCDIPTCHMPGYLGCFVDSGAPPALSGPSGTSTKLTVQVCLRFCRMKGYQLAGVEAGYACFCGSESDLARGRPAPATDCDQICFGHPGQLCGGDGRLGIYEVSVGSCQGNWTAPQGVIYSPDFPDEYGPDRNCSWALGPPGAALELTFRLFELADQRDQLELRDAASGSLLRAFDGARPPPPGPLRLRSVALLLTFRSDARGHAQGFALTYRGEAPPRPPSARSPASLPHTPLRRAAGRRRPCAPQGLGPDPCRAPRRGQHELQPPAWNSRGRDWGPGLLDGDGRLSAAAAAAVPAAPAARTVRALGQDLRADLAGSLTPHPGAPGRGGPWWEARAHDGNRAGRNSWVRGTRITRSRDAWDHKRSKVLEVRLVGGSADVCSLSRSCLLAPGKGPPALGPSRDPARSWAVWYRRPRGVALPCPPGDPQVESLTASYRPLSASSQSSLRSLISAL, encoded by the exons ATGGGGACACGGGCCCCGCAgggcctcctcctccttctcttgctCCGGCTGCTGCTGCCACGCGGGACCTCAGCTGGGAGCCTGCATAACCCAG GCCTGTCCGAGTGCTTCCAGGTGAATGGCGCAGACTACCGCGGCCACCAGAACCGCACGGGCCCGCGCGGGGCTGGCCGCCCGTGCCTCTACTGGGACCAGACGCAGCAGCACAGCTACAGCAGCGCCAGCGACCCCCACGGCCGCTGGGGGCTGGGCGCGCACAACTTCTGCCG TAACCCAGATGGTGATGTGCAGCCATGGTGCTACGTGGCCGAGACAGAGGAGGGCATCTACTGGCGCTACTGCGATATCCCCACGTGTCATA TGCCTGGGTACCTGGGCTGCTTCGTGGACTCCGGGGCACCCCCGGCCCTCAGCGGCCCCAGCGGCACCTCAACAAAGCTCACTGTCCAGGTGTGCCTTCGCTTCTGCCGCATGAAGGGCTACCAG TTGGCGGGCGTGGAGGCTGGCTACGCCTGTTTCTGTGGCTCTGAAAGCGACCTGGCCCGGGGACGCCCGGCTCCGGCCACCGACTGTGACCAGATCTGCTTTGGCCACCCGGGCCAGCTGTGCGGCGGTGATGGGCGCCTGGGCATCTACGAAG TGTCCGTGGGCTCCTGCCAGGGGAACTGGACTGCACCTCAAGGTGTCATCTACTCCCCGGACTTCCCGGACGAGTACGGGCCGGACCGGAACTGTAGCTGGGCGCTGGGCCCCCCGGGCGCCGCGCTGGAGCTCACCTTCCGCCTCTTCGAGCTGGCGGACCAGCGCGACCAGCTGGAGCTGCGCGACGCCGCCTCGGGCAGCCTGCTCCGCGCCTTCGACGgcgcccgcccgccgccgccggggCCGTTGCGCCTGCGCTCCGTCGCACTGCTGCTCACCTTCCGCAGCGACGCTCGCGGCCACGCGCAGGGCTTCGCACTCACCTACCGCGGTGAGGCCCCGCCGCGTCCCCCCTCAGCCCGCTCCCCCGCCAGCCTGCCTCACACCCCTCTCCGCAGGGCTGCAGGACGCCGACGACCCTGCGCCCCCCAAGGGCTCGGCCCAGACCCCTGCAGGGCCCCCCGACGGGGCCAACATGAGCTGCAGCCCCCGGCCTGGAACTCCAGAGGCCGCGATTGGGG CCCAGGTCTTCTTGACGGTGACGGCCGTctcagtgctgctgctgctgctgctgtcccTGCTGCGCCTGCTGCGCGGACGGTGCGCGCTCTGGGGCAGGACCTGAGGGCGGACCTTGCCGGGAGCCTGACGCCCCACCCCGGTGCCCCGGGGCGTGGGGGGCCCTGGTGGGAAGCTAGGGCCCACGACGGGAACAGGGCTGGAAGGAACTCCTGGGTTCGAGGGACGAGGATCACGCGTTCGAGGGACGCGTGGGATCACAAGCGAAGCAAGGTGCTGGAGGTGAGGTTGGTTGGGGGTTCGGCTGACGTCTGCTCCCTCTCTAGGAGCTGCCTGCTGGCTCCGGGTAAAGGGCCCCCAGCGTTGGGGCCTTCCCGGGACCCCGCAAGAAGCTGGGCCGTTTGGTACCGCCGGCCTCGAGGGGTCGCCCTGCCCTGTCCTCCCGGGGACCCCCAGGTTGAGAGTCTAACCGCGAGTTACCGGCCATTGAGCGCCTCCAGCCAGAGTTCCCTGCGCTCACTCATCTCTGCTCTCTGA